Proteins co-encoded in one Amia ocellicauda isolate fAmiCal2 chromosome 11, fAmiCal2.hap1, whole genome shotgun sequence genomic window:
- the ccn2b gene encoding CCN family member 2b — protein MFAKVSARCWLLLLAGTHAVWRVSLVSLQVQAEDCSQSCNCPSDSPPCPIGTSLVLDGCGCCKVCARQAGEPCSLLQPCDHHKELYCDYSVLSDTEAGICMAREGMTCDLGGVIYRSGETFQPSCKHQCLCMNGEIGCVPMCTNDVRLPSPDCPYPRRIQIPGKCCEDWVCDQTPQDNLFQAAMAVYREVPAYRPEPESPRDNCIVQTTEWSECSTTCGMGISNRVTNDNERCQLEKQSRICMVRPCHVSQERGIKKGKKCVRTPKTQRAMRFELSGCSSARLYKPKFCGVCTDGRCCSPHATATVEVEFKCPEGDSFRKRMMLIKSCSCHHDCPRDNDIFLSTHHRRMIGDYDM, from the exons ATGTTCGCGAAAGTCTCCGCCCGCTgctggctgctgctgctggccgGGACACATG CTGTGTGGCGTGTGTCTCTTGTCTCTCTGCAGGTCCAAGCAGAGGACTGCTCCCAGTCCTGCAATTGCCCCAGCGACTCCCCTCCTTGCCCCATTGGCACTAGCCTGGTCCTGGACGGCTGCGGCTGCTGTAAGGTGTGTGCCAGGCAGGCGGGCGAGCCCTGCTCTCTCCTGCAGCCCTGCGATCACCACAAGGAGCTGTACTGCGACTACTCGGTGCTCAGTGACACGGAGGCTGGCATCTGCATGG CCCGAGAAGGCATGACCTGCGACCTGGGCGGTGTGATCTACCGCAGCGGGGAGACCTTCCAGCCCAGCTGTAAGCACCAGTGCCTGTGCATGAACGGCGAGATCGGCTGCGTGCCCATGTGCACCAACGACGTGCGGCTGCCCTCGCCCGACTGCCCCTACCCCCGCCGCATCCAGATCCCCGGCAAGTGCTGCGAGGACTGGGTGTGCGACCAGACGCCCCAGGACAACCTCTTCCAGGCAGCCATGGCCG TGTACCGCGAGGTGCCGGCGTACCGCCCCGAGCCCGAGAGCCCGCGGGACAACTGCATCGTCCAGACGACCGAGTGGAGCGAGTGCTCGACCACCTGCGGCATGGGCATCTCCAACCGCGTCACAAACGACAACGAGCGCtgccagctggagaagcagaGCCGCATCTGCATGGTGCGCCCCTGCCACGTCTCCCAGGAGAGAGGCATCAAG AAGGGGAAGAAGTGCGTCCGCACGCCCAAGACCCAGAGGGCCATGCGCTTCGAGCTGTCCGGCTGCAGCAGCGCCCGGCTCTACAAGCCCAAGTTCTGCGGCGTGTGCACGGACGGCCGCTGCTGCAGCCCCCACGCCACCGCCACGGTGGAGGTGGAGTTCAAGTGCCCCGAGGGGGACAGCTTCCGCAAGAGGATGATGCTCATCAAGAGCTGCTCCTGCCACCACGACTGCCCGCGCGACAACGACATCTTCCTGTCCACGCACCACCGCAGGATGATCGGAGACTACGACATGTGA